One window of Oreochromis niloticus isolate F11D_XX linkage group LG23, O_niloticus_UMD_NMBU, whole genome shotgun sequence genomic DNA carries:
- the LOC102081515 gene encoding uncharacterized protein LOC102081515 isoform X9, which produces MLCFAAQKKNVMCKYEDLGAFWLDTTIFTFTWSMSAVEYVRRARTNLVRTLKGLTTVIVENLYQRGVFSEEEVSKINTERDDFDKNRGIVDTVIKGGEAACYEFLRIIDITRKRSTERPPSFLENTDSNSSSRDKFDLSYWISCFSFKEDTNMDVTYLQGPSPCHRYQQKLKSKAQKISERSWTQSKAVLFNKETSLSYSSLVLDTQGQASASKIKKSKIKKSRKVRTKKLKAHIPEDKQETSPSELLKTYERKILLVGKPGIGKTAVVHQMLKLWSEKDNKDIDYMFYFDMRETPNITEVHKLKDLLFCKFSEPDEGKDKVLEDLKNNADSVTIIFDGVADVPSSSTQSVVLELIQKTLLPEAKIIITCRPEVESADFLLDWDCLRVEVKGFSEQGIREYLSKNLSEEHFSKVLCNLELFSLCHVPMYALMVVACFSFEGTVFCPHPCTVTEIYLNILHFCNQRNVGKTSENEAVQCNAILSLAEAAFYATKGKNVNLTSLTQIDRCANLGFMNKLLIQAGPVQKKPLCAFLHYTIQEVFAALWLLKDPERIRSVVQQCLTDDIKHMKHLVPFLCGLLNEKNMDLLQFLFTSQHLRETSGWFFKHLVTTFVDCSDTEDCEIDLLFLCQCLYESQSAEACVYLLDKLDYSLDLSGETLNPQQCYAVSYIISQSKERKIQLNLEDTTVSKQGVRPLLGCLSKLQRTDFLSWQLWTICLLSEVEVDYISLLCFAENQLHLSVNSQTQLYDRAGKVLQKSAEKVKVCLHWDHRSSVYQSVSKFLLLCLPNIHSLSVDTKTSDEDRTKFFVNLFCAAAEREQQTGEKILELLSSVCTYQTFPFNERCKDDDDDHDMKKRQCDLLLDLYSKVKDCEAKTGLSVLPSLQSVFQSAPAVWFINLSERKTSILLEVLKLQPEKKQVELTQYTHKKSKIRSFLQCLPYISQLSVDSLGPRLHEAVRFFVNLFCAAAEREQQTGEKILELLSSVCTYQTFPVNEKDMDDDNDDDDDDMKKRQCDHLLDLYSKVKDCETKTGLSVLPSLQSVFQSAPAVWSINLSERTTSILLEVLKLQPEKKQVELTQYTHKKSKIRSFLQCLPYISQLSVDSLGPRLHEAVRFFVNLFCAAAEREQQTGEKILELLSSVCRCHNFPYVNTNLTDYGKKCQSDFLLDLYSKVKDCESKTGLSVLPSLQSVFQSAPAVWSINLSERKTSILLEVLKLQPEKKQVELTQYTHKKSKIRSFLQCLPYISQLSVDTKTSDEDRTKFFVNLFCAAAEREQQTGEKILELLSSVCTYQTFPFNERCKDDDDDMKKRQCDHLLDLYSKVKDCEAKTGLSVLPSLQSVFQSAPAVWFINLSERKTSILLEVLKLQPEKKQVELTQYTHKKSKIRSFLQCLPYISQLSVYFEDPDEEIRFFVNLFCAAAEREQQTGETILELLSSVCTFNMFPFDGYDDDLDKYRCDLLLDMCSDVKDCETKTGLSVLPSLQSVFQSAPAVWFINLSERKTSILLEVLKLQPEKKQVELTQYTHKKSKIRSFLQCLPYISQLSCDPDFFQSVCTSMSVRSREEAQQLKSLLQLLGFQLLLTGELHRKSCWSVGRVLKLCSSKVDLILTPSKMSARGAALLFRHTTQLHSLRLSIDMSLLLFQWVRRGRVVCPLAVEELSLVPKKARPSHRVMLRAVSSLASLLRYWTVARLDLTETCIPAQGLITLLLHDGPLTVKLSEESFQQLLCLLHEIQDKDLTLSFLSKVGGDLTSCCLNWELLHYLLQQSSAQTITVDLRKNFFLQEETTRLLPFLDRIVFKRPSPSFVMSSIRELYRAHDSHAVPSLLRSFGHVINLSSRELDSVDCAALIFILKHGDGVKLNLLWTSIPAEGVESILFMLDKVSHLSVDRNQLLRFIHCCAACDVQQEAASGLLRTLQHSLDLSCSSCVELPEEDQPEPLSLTADDCRAVSTILTHSSRDTQLDLRDCEVEDSVLDLLFPVLHRVRLRVSKTVLLQLLSLVPVNSERDTVRRAVSLCGALGGELDLSHSTLDQRACGALVQMLDSCEGLTELDLSHCQLTDQLLLPLITHLHKVQVLDLSHNQITDASTDVLLQLLSINPSIDCVRLYSNNIVHRAAFKEHKQFEVW; this is translated from the exons CCACAGATACCAGCAAAAGCTGAAATCCAAAGCTCAGAAGATTTCAGAAAGATCATGGACCCAAAGTAAAGCAGTCCTGTTCAACAAGGAGACATCTTTGTCGTACTCGTCACTTGTGTTAGACACACAAGGACAGGCTTCAgcatccaaaataaaaaaatcaaagatcAAGAAAAGCAGGAAGGTTCGTACTAAAAAACTAAAGGCCCACATACCTGAGGACAAACAGGAAACTTCCCCCAGTGAACTGCTGAAAACGTATGAAAGAAAAATCCTTTTGGTAGGAAAACCTGGAATTGGGAAAACGGCTGTGGTCCATCAGATGTTGAAACTGTGGTCAGAGAAAGACAACAAGGATATAGATTACATGTTCTACTTTGATATGAGAGAAACACCCAACATCACAGAGGTCCATAAACTGAAGGATCTTCTCTTCTGTAAGTTCAGTGAACCAGATGAAGGCAAAGACAAAGTCTTAGAGGATTTAAAGAATAATGCTGACAGTGTTACTATAATTTTTGATGGAGTGGCAGATGTCCCCTCTTCATCAACCCAGTCTGTAGTGCTGGAGCTCATACAGAAGACTCTTCTACCTGAAGCAAAGATCATCATCACCTGCAGACCAGAGGTGGAGTCAGCAGACTTCCTGTTAGATTGGGACTGTCTCAGAGTGGAAGTgaaaggcttcagtgaacagggCATCAGAGAGTACTTATCCAAGAATCTGAGTGAGGAACACTTCAGCAAAGTTTTGTGTAACTTGGAGTTGTTCTCTCTGTGCCATGTCCCCATGTACGCCCTGATGGTGGTTGCCTGCTTTAGTTTTGAAGGCACAGTTTTCTGTCCGCATCCCTGCACAGTTACCGAAATATACCTCAATATCCTCCATTTCTGCAATCAGAGAAATGTTGGAAAGacatctgaaaatgaagccgtccAGTGCAATGCAATACTATCTTTAGCTGAAGCTGCTTTTTAtgcaacaaaaggaaaaaatgtgaaCCTGACATCACTAACCCAGATTGACAGGTGTGCTAATTTGGGCTTTATGAACAAACTTCTAATTCAAGCCGGTCCCGTTCAAAAGAAACCCTTGTGTGCTTTTCTCCACTACACAATTCAGGAGGTTTTTGCAGCTCTGTGGCTCCTGAAGGATCCAGAAAGGATCAGGAGTGTTGTTCAACAGTGTCTCACTGACGACATCAAACACATGAAACATTTGGTTCCTTTTTTGTGTGGACTGTTAAATGAGAAGAACATGGACTTGTTACAATTTCTGTTTACTTCTCAGCATCTCAGAGAAACATCTGGCTGGTTCTTCAAACACTTGGTGACCACCTTTGTAGATTGTAGTGACACTGAGGACTGTGAAATAGACTTGCTGTTCTTATGTCAGTGTCTCTATGAGTCTCAGTCTGCTGAAGCCTGTGTTTATCTTCTGGATAAACTGGACTACTCTCTTGATCTGAGTGGGGAGACTCTCAATCCTCAGCAATGCTATGCCGTGTCCTATATAATCAGCCAGAGTAAGGAGAGGAAAATACAGCTGAACCTGGAGGATACAACAGTATCAAAACAAGGAGTGAGACCATTACTAGGATGTCTGAGCAAACTACAAAG GACTGACTTCTTATCATGGCAGCTGTGGACCATTTGTCTTCTcagtgaggtggaggtggattacATCAGCTTACTTTGCTTTGCTGAAAACCAGCTGCACCTTTCAGTAAACAGTCAAACACAACTCTATGACCGAGCTGGAAAAGTTCTGCAGAAAAGTGCTGAGAAGGTTAAAGTCTGCCTCCACTGGGATCACAGAAGTTCTGTTTACCAATCTGTCAGCAAGTTTCTCTTACTGTGTTTACCCAACATCCACTCACTCAG TGTTGATACAAAGACATCAGATGAAGACAGAACAAAGTTCTTTGTgaatctgttctgtgcagcagcagagagagaacagcagacaggagagaagatactggagctgttatcatcagtgtgcaCATATCAAACATTCCCTTTTAATGAGAGATGCAAGGATGATGACGATGACCATGATATGAAGAAACGTCAGTGTGATCTCCTCCTGGATCTGTACTCCAAAGTGAAGGACTGTGAGGCTAAAACAGGCTtgagtgtccttccatcattacagtcagttttccagtcagctcctgcagtctggttcataaacctctcagagagaaagacctccatccttctggaagtgctgaaactccaaccagagaagaaacaagtggagctgacaCAGTACACTCATAAAAAGAGTAAAATTAGGAGTTTCCtgcagtgtctgccttatatctcacagctcag TGTTGATAGTTTGGGGCCACGTCTTCATGAAGCAGTCAGGTTCTTTGTgaatctgttctgtgcagcagcagagagagaacagcagacaggagagaagatactggagctgttatcatcagtgtgcaC ATATCAAACATTCCCTGTTAATGAGAAAGACATGGATGATGACAATGACGATGACGACGATGATATGAAGAAACGTCAGTGTGATCACCTCCTTGATCTGTACTCCAAAGTGAAGGACTGTGAGACTAAAACAGGCTtgagtgtccttccatcattacagtcagttttccagtcagctcctgcagtctggtccataaacctctcagagagaacgacctccatcctcctggaagtgctgaaactccaaccagagaagaaacaagtggagctgacaCAGTACACTCATAAAAAGAGTAAAATTAGGAGTTTCCtgcagtgtctgccttatatctcacagctcag TGTTGATAGTTTGGGGCCACGTCTTCATGAAGCAGTCAGGTTCTTTGTgaatctgttctgtgcagcagcagagagagaacagcagacaggagagaagatactggagctgttatcatcagtgtgcCGATGTCACAATTTCCCCTATGTTAACACAAACTTGACTGATTATGGAAAGAAATGTCAGTCTGATTTCCTGCTGGATCTGTACTCCAAAGTGAAGGACTGTGAGTCTAAAACAGGCTtgagtgtccttccatcattacagtcagttttccagtcagctcctgcagtctggtccataaacctctcagagagaaagacctccatcctcctggaagtgctgaaactccaaccagagaagaaacaagtggagctgacaCAGTACACTCATAAAAAGAGTAAAATTAGGAGTTTCCtgcagtgtctgccttatatctcacagctcag TGTTGATACAAAGACATCAGATGAAGACAGAACAAAGTTCTTTGTgaatctgttctgtgcagcagcagagagagaacagcagacaggagagaagatactggagctgttatcatcagtgtgcaCATATCAAACATTCCCTTTTAATGAGAGATGcaaggatgatgatgatgatatgaAGAAACGTCAGTGTGATCACCTCCTGGATCTGTACTCCAAAGTGAAGGACTGTGAGGCTAAAACTGGCTtgagtgtccttccatcattacagtcagttttccagtcagctcctgcagtctggttcataaacctctcagagagaaagacctccatcctcctggaagtgctgaaactccaaccagagaagaaacaagtggagctgacaCAGTACACTCATAAAAAGAGTAAAATTAGGAGTTTCCtgcagtgtctgccttatatctcacagctcag TGTTTATTTTGAGGATCCAGATGAAGAAATCAGGTTCTTTGTgaatctgttctgtgcagcagcagagagagaacagcagacaggagagacgatactggagctgttatcatcagtgtgcaCATTTAACATGTTCCCTTTTGATGGCTATGATGATGATTTGGACAAATATCGGTGTGATCTCCTCCTGGATATGTGCTCTGATGTGAAGGACTGTGAGACTAAAACAGGCTtgagtgtccttccatcattacagtcagttttccagtcagctcctgcagtctggttcataaacctctcagagagaaagacctccatcctcctggaagtgctgaaactccaaccagagaagaaacaagtggagctgacaCAGTACACTCATAAAAAGAGTAAAATTAGGAGTTTCCtgcagtgtctgccttatatctcacagctcag CTGTGATCCAGACTTCTTCCAGAGTGTGTGTACATCCATGTCTGTAAGATCCAGAGAGGAGGCCCAGCAGCTGAAGtctctgctgcagctcctggGGTTCCAGCTGCTGTTAACAGGAGAGTTACACAGGAAAAGCTGCTGGTCTGTGGGGAGAGTTCTCAAACTGTGCAGCTCTAAAGTGGATCTCATCCTCACACCCAGCAAGATGTCTGCCAGAGGAGCCGCTCTCCTCTttagacacacaacacaactaCACAGTCTGAG GCTTTCCATCGACATGTCCTTGCTCCTGTTTCAGTGGGTAAGAAGAGGCAGAGTGGTCTGTCCGCTGGCTGTTGAAGAGCTTTCTCTTGTGCCTAAGAAAGCCCGACCATCACACAGAGTAATGTTGAGGGCTGTCAGTAGTTTGGCTTCCCTGCTGAGATACTGGACAGTCGCACGGTTAGACCTGACTGAGACCTGCATCCCTGCTCAGGGTCTCATTACACTGCTGCTCCATGATGGTCCTCTAACAGTCAA ACTGAGTGAAGAGAGCTTCCAGCAGCTTCTGTGTCTCCTCCATGAAATCCAGGACAAGGACTTGACGTTGTCCTTCCTGAGTAAGGTTGGTGGAGACCTGACCTCCTGCTGTCTGAACTGGGAGCTTCTTCACTATCTGCTGCAGCAGTCGTCAGCTCAGACCATCACTGTGGACCTGAGGAAGAACTTCTTCTTACAGGAGGAAACCACACGTCTGCTTCCCTTTCTGGACAGGATTGTGTTTAAAAG gCCCAGTCCCAGCTTTGTGATGAGCTCCATCAGAGAGCTCTACAGAGCTCATGACAGTCACGCTGTACCCAGTTTACTGAGGTCATTTGGTCATGTGATCAACCTGAGCAGCAGAGAGCTGGACTCAGtggactgtgctgctctgatcTTCATCCTCAAACACGGAGACGGAGTTAAACTGAACCTCCTGTGGACCTCCATACCAGCAGAGGGAGTAGAGTCCATCCTCTTCATGCTGGACAAAGTTTCTCATCTCAG TGTTGACAGGAACCAGCTGCTGAGGTTCATCCACTGCTGTGCTGCCTGTGACGTCCAGCAGGAGGCAGCGTCAGGCCTGCTGAGGACTCTGCAGCACAGCTTGGATCTGTCCTGCTCCTCCTGTGTGGAGCTACCAGAGGAGGATCAGCCTGAGCCTCTGAGTCTGACTGCTGATGACTGCAGGGCCGTCTCCACCATCCTGACACACAGCAGCCGGGACACACAGCTCGACCTGCGAGACTGTGAGGTGGAGGACAGCGTGCTGGACCTGCTGTTTCCTGTCCTCCACAGGGTCCGCCTCAG AGTCAGTAAAActgtcctcctccagctgctgtCTCTGGTTCCTGTGAACAGTGAGAGGGACACAGTGAGGCGGGCGGTGTCCCTGTGTGGAGCCCTGGGTGGAGAGCTGGATCTCAGTCACAGCACGCTGGATCAGAGGGCCTGTGGGGCTTTGGTCCAGATGCTGGACTCGTGTGAAGGGCTGACAGAGCTGGACCTCAGTCACTGTCAGCTCACTGACCAGCTGCTGCTCCCTCTCATCACACATCTGCACAAAGTCCAAGTCCTGGA tCTGAGTCACAATCAGATCACTGATGCTTCGACTGATGTGTTACTGCAGCTGCTCTCCATCAACCCCTCCATCGACTGTGTGCG ACTCTACAGCAACAACATCGTGCACAGAGCAGCCTTCAAGGAACACAAGCAGTTTGAGGTCTGGTGA